In Mycobacterium stomatepiae, the following are encoded in one genomic region:
- a CDS encoding DUF2510 domain-containing protein, with protein sequence MAVEIDADSSPDGDTADPEAPEHGLRRVWQDIPPGLRTVIPLVLLVAVVIVGFYNWVRPSRDDWSHLPDRLICQMQSVTRPPPALTVDSVGVTHPRADVLQLAVHFSQPLPAAPGYQLTYHLANNGSAFAVLDQRPGTDELVIRNIRSDAADIGSDPGTHARRTAPDTVEMMLNLTKFGIQKDFVNPALTVLSQLDAPSEEQLTYALQVCHG encoded by the coding sequence ATGGCCGTCGAGATCGATGCCGACTCGTCACCGGACGGAGACACTGCCGACCCGGAGGCTCCTGAGCACGGCTTACGGCGGGTCTGGCAGGACATCCCGCCGGGTCTGCGCACGGTGATACCCCTGGTTCTGTTGGTGGCCGTGGTGATCGTCGGTTTCTACAACTGGGTGCGGCCTTCACGCGACGATTGGTCGCATTTGCCGGACCGACTTATTTGCCAGATGCAGTCGGTGACCAGGCCACCGCCCGCGCTCACCGTGGACTCGGTCGGTGTCACCCATCCTCGGGCCGACGTGCTGCAGCTCGCGGTGCACTTCTCTCAACCGCTGCCGGCGGCGCCGGGCTACCAATTGACCTACCACCTCGCCAACAACGGCAGCGCGTTCGCCGTGCTCGATCAGCGGCCGGGCACCGACGAGTTGGTGATCCGCAACATCCGATCCGACGCTGCCGACATCGGAAGCGATCCCGGCACACACGCCAGACGGACGGCACCCGACACCGTCGAGATGATGCTGAACCTCACGAAATTCGGTATCCAGAAGGACTTCGTGAACCCAGCGCTTACGGTTTTATCTCAGCTCGACGCGCCGTCCGAAGAGCAGCTGACGTACGCGTTGCAGGTTTGCCACGGATAA
- a CDS encoding alpha/beta fold hydrolase — MTTAPEQFSISGMGGIRIAADRQGDPGARAVVFLHGGGQTRRSWGRAAAAVAKRGWQAVTIDLRGHGESDWSSEGDYRVASFAADVQEVLRGLPPKPVLVGASLGGFTSMLLAGEISLGIASAVVLVDIVPNMEQSGANRIHSFMADRVESGFASLEEVADAIAEYNPHRPRPTDLEGLTTNLRRRGDRWYWHWDPQFISGTAAFPPFEVTDADRMHTAVEAILRSGVPMLLVRGQVSDLVSQERADEFLARFPEVEFTDVHGAGHMVAGDRNDVFAGAVLDFLSRHVDTE; from the coding sequence ATGACGACGGCTCCTGAACAGTTCTCCATCTCGGGGATGGGCGGCATTCGCATTGCGGCTGACCGCCAGGGCGATCCGGGTGCGCGGGCGGTGGTGTTTCTGCACGGCGGCGGACAGACGCGGCGCTCCTGGGGCCGCGCGGCCGCAGCGGTCGCCAAACGCGGTTGGCAAGCCGTCACGATCGATTTGCGGGGCCATGGCGAGTCGGACTGGTCCAGCGAAGGCGACTATCGTGTCGCCAGCTTTGCCGCCGATGTCCAAGAGGTGCTGCGGGGCCTGCCCCCGAAACCGGTGCTGGTGGGCGCCTCGCTGGGCGGATTCACCTCGATGCTGTTGGCCGGCGAGATTTCGCTCGGCATCGCCAGTGCCGTCGTTCTTGTCGACATCGTTCCCAACATGGAGCAATCGGGGGCGAATCGCATTCACAGCTTCATGGCAGACCGGGTGGAATCCGGATTCGCCTCGCTGGAGGAAGTCGCCGACGCGATCGCTGAATACAACCCGCACCGGCCCCGGCCAACCGATCTCGAAGGCCTGACCACCAACCTGCGCCGCCGCGGAGACCGTTGGTATTGGCACTGGGATCCCCAATTCATCAGCGGCACTGCGGCTTTCCCGCCGTTCGAGGTTACCGACGCCGATCGCATGCACACCGCCGTCGAGGCAATCTTGCGCAGCGGTGTGCCGATGCTGCTGGTTCGTGGTCAAGTGAGCGACCTGGTCAGCCAGGAGCGCGCCGACGAATTTCTCGCCCGCTTTCCCGAGGTCGAGTTCACGGATGTGCACGGCGCCGGCCACATGGTCGCCGGAGATCGCAACGACGTATTCGCCGGGGCCGTCCTGGATTTCCTGTCCCGCCACGTCGACACGGAATAG
- a CDS encoding MAP_0585 family protein, which yields MSKKRVSAVALAAGLTISALNPGFASAFPLDPPPPCPGGNCHGGPGGPGGGPHSPEAPATSVAPASTAAPQTTAAPQTTAAPQTTAAPQTTAVPQTTEQPSPQTTAPQTSASAPSTTAPATQSTTPPGSQTTTPAQQTTTPPANQTTTPAEQTTTVPSAQTTTPAGSQTTSPSGQRPTRTVVAPSTQPPHEPYQPRGTYLTATAEIGGPMDSSVGFSVVGHGAPPPPPPRGWGWNDGPPPGHPPPHWYGPPPPGGWDGPPPPGGWNRPWVGPPRDVVYARSNFSPFAYNTFTVVPVFNWQFGGWGYWFFGVWIPLY from the coding sequence ATGTCTAAGAAGCGTGTCAGCGCGGTGGCGCTCGCGGCCGGGCTCACCATCTCCGCGTTGAACCCGGGGTTCGCGAGCGCCTTCCCGCTCGACCCACCGCCGCCGTGCCCGGGTGGCAACTGCCACGGCGGCCCAGGCGGACCCGGCGGTGGACCGCACAGCCCGGAGGCGCCGGCAACGTCTGTCGCACCGGCATCCACGGCGGCTCCGCAGACCACCGCCGCGCCGCAGACGACGGCCGCCCCGCAGACGACGGCCGCCCCACAGACGACGGCCGTGCCGCAGACCACTGAGCAGCCGAGTCCGCAAACGACCGCGCCGCAAACCAGCGCGAGTGCGCCGAGCACCACCGCGCCGGCGACCCAGAGCACGACTCCGCCGGGCAGCCAAACAACGACGCCGGCCCAACAGACCACGACACCGCCGGCCAACCAAACGACGACGCCGGCCGAACAAACCACCACGGTCCCGAGTGCGCAAACCACGACACCGGCGGGCAGCCAGACCACCTCGCCGTCCGGACAGCGGCCCACCCGGACCGTGGTGGCGCCGAGCACCCAACCGCCGCACGAGCCCTACCAGCCGCGGGGCACCTACCTGACGGCTACCGCCGAGATCGGCGGTCCGATGGACTCGTCGGTCGGCTTCAGCGTGGTCGGCCACGGGGCACCACCTCCGCCGCCGCCGCGGGGTTGGGGCTGGAACGACGGCCCGCCTCCGGGCCACCCGCCGCCACACTGGTACGGCCCGCCGCCTCCGGGTGGCTGGGACGGGCCGCCGCCTCCGGGGGGCTGGAACCGCCCGTGGGTGGGGCCGCCGCGTGACGTGGTGTATGCCCGCTCCAACTTCTCGCCATTCGCCTACAACACCTTCACCGTCGTTCCGGTCTTCAACTGGCAGTTCGGTGGTTGGGGCTACTGGTTCTTCGGTGTGTGGATTCCGCTTTACTGA
- a CDS encoding alpha,alpha-trehalose-phosphate synthase (UDP-forming) yields MASRGGPSSKAAHVGNSDFVVVANRLPVDLERLPDGSTAWKRSPGGLVTALEPLLRKRSGAWVGWPGVVDEEVDVDDEPIAQDELQLYPVRLSADDVAQYYEGFSNATLWPLYHDVIVKPIYHREWWDRYVEVNQRFAEATSRAAADGATVWVQDYQLQLVPKMLRTLRPDLTIGFFLHIPFPPVELFMQLPWRTEIIEGLLGADLVGFHLVGGAQNFLFLSRQLLSANTSRGAVGVRSRFGEVQLESRSVRVGAFPISIDSGTLDGVAKHRDIRRHAKELRTELGNPRKILLGVDRLDYTKGIDVRLKAFSELLSEERIKRDDTVLVQLATPSRERVESYQLLRDEIERQVGHINGEYAEVGHPVVHYIHRSVPRDELIAFFVASDVMLVTPLRDGMNLVAKEYVACRSDLGGALVLSEFTGAAAELRQAYLVNPHDLEGVKDAIEAALNQPADEGRRRMRSLRRQVLAHDVDRWARSFLDALAEAHPPGTK; encoded by the coding sequence ATGGCTTCCCGGGGAGGCCCGAGCTCGAAGGCTGCACATGTCGGGAATTCCGACTTTGTGGTGGTCGCCAATCGGCTACCGGTCGATTTGGAGCGGCTCCCCGACGGCTCCACGGCCTGGAAGCGTAGCCCCGGGGGGTTGGTGACGGCCCTGGAGCCGCTGCTGCGCAAACGCAGCGGGGCGTGGGTCGGCTGGCCCGGGGTGGTCGACGAGGAAGTCGACGTCGACGACGAGCCCATCGCCCAGGACGAACTACAGCTCTACCCGGTGCGCCTGTCCGCCGACGACGTCGCCCAGTACTACGAGGGATTCTCGAACGCGACCCTGTGGCCGCTGTACCACGACGTCATTGTCAAGCCGATCTACCACCGGGAATGGTGGGATCGCTACGTCGAGGTCAACCAACGCTTCGCCGAAGCCACCTCCCGCGCCGCGGCCGACGGCGCGACGGTGTGGGTGCAGGACTACCAATTGCAGCTGGTCCCCAAGATGCTGCGCACGCTGCGCCCCGACCTGACGATCGGCTTCTTCCTGCACATCCCGTTCCCGCCCGTCGAGCTGTTCATGCAGTTGCCATGGCGCACCGAGATCATCGAAGGCCTGCTCGGTGCCGACCTGGTCGGCTTCCACCTCGTCGGTGGCGCCCAGAATTTCCTGTTTCTTTCCCGACAACTGCTCAGCGCCAATACCTCCCGTGGAGCCGTCGGTGTGCGGTCGCGGTTCGGCGAGGTGCAACTGGAATCCCGCAGCGTGCGAGTGGGTGCCTTTCCGATCTCGATCGACTCCGGCACTCTCGACGGGGTGGCCAAGCATCGCGACATCCGGCGCCACGCCAAAGAGCTCCGCACAGAGTTGGGCAACCCGCGCAAGATCCTGCTGGGTGTCGACCGGCTCGACTACACCAAGGGCATCGACGTTCGGTTGAAGGCCTTTTCCGAACTGCTCTCCGAGGAACGCATCAAACGCGACGACACGGTGCTCGTCCAGCTGGCCACCCCCAGCCGCGAACGCGTGGAGAGCTATCAGCTGCTGCGCGACGAAATCGAACGCCAGGTCGGCCACATCAACGGCGAATACGCCGAAGTCGGCCATCCGGTGGTGCATTACATCCATCGGTCGGTTCCCCGCGACGAACTCATCGCGTTCTTCGTGGCCAGCGACGTCATGCTGGTCACCCCGCTGCGGGACGGCATGAATCTGGTAGCCAAGGAGTATGTCGCCTGCCGCAGCGATCTCGGCGGTGCGCTCGTTCTGTCCGAATTCACCGGCGCCGCAGCCGAATTGCGACAGGCTTACCTGGTCAACCCGCACGACCTGGAGGGCGTCAAGGACGCGATCGAGGCAGCGCTGAACCAGCCGGCCGACGAGGGCCGCCGACGGATGCGGTCGTTGCGGCGCCAGGTGCTCGCTCATGACGTGGACCGCTGGGCGCGGTCGTTTCTCGATGCGCTCGCCGAGGCGCATCCACCGGGCACGAAATAA
- a CDS encoding mammalian cell entry protein: MRRWLVIAAGYLAVVGIVGLSAAAGWFYWERVEIRGEQTARAVLPQLAAKEVPAVFAYDYQTVERSLADAYPMLTPDYRQEFQKSANAQIIPEAKKREVVVQANVVGVGVMSAKRDSASVMVYMNRTVTDKTRQPLYDGSRLRVDFKKIGDKWLIAYITPI; this comes from the coding sequence ATGCGGCGATGGCTGGTCATCGCCGCGGGGTACCTCGCGGTCGTCGGCATCGTGGGGTTGTCCGCGGCGGCCGGCTGGTTCTACTGGGAACGGGTCGAGATCCGCGGCGAGCAGACGGCACGGGCGGTGCTGCCGCAGCTCGCCGCCAAGGAGGTGCCTGCGGTCTTCGCCTACGACTACCAGACCGTCGAACGCAGCCTCGCCGACGCGTATCCGATGCTGACGCCCGACTATCGTCAGGAATTTCAGAAGAGCGCCAATGCGCAGATCATTCCCGAGGCCAAGAAGCGCGAGGTGGTCGTCCAGGCCAATGTCGTTGGCGTTGGGGTCATGTCAGCAAAGCGGGATTCGGCATCGGTGATGGTGTACATGAACCGGACCGTGACCGATAAGACCCGGCAGCCGCTCTACGACGGCAGCCGGTTACGGGTGGACTTCAAGAAGATCGGCGACAAATGGCTGATCGCCTACATCACGCCGATCTAG
- a CDS encoding lipoprotein LpqH, with protein sequence MKRAIVIGAAGVAIVVASCVGCSSNKSNTGASSTAAAPAGPQVIVDGQKQNVTGQVTCTPAGDNINIGIGDASQGVGAVISNANPPIVHAVGLGNVNGIALGYSDAAPNQASNAGAAVDGKTYAIKGTATGTDMTNPDQPQTITKPFEMDLTCP encoded by the coding sequence GTGAAACGTGCGATCGTGATCGGCGCGGCCGGCGTGGCCATAGTGGTCGCAAGCTGTGTCGGCTGTTCGAGCAACAAGTCCAACACCGGTGCATCGAGTACGGCGGCGGCACCGGCCGGCCCCCAGGTCATCGTGGACGGCCAGAAGCAGAACGTCACCGGCCAGGTCACGTGCACACCGGCCGGCGACAACATCAACATTGGAATCGGTGATGCCTCCCAGGGCGTCGGCGCGGTGATCAGCAACGCCAACCCGCCCATCGTCCACGCCGTCGGGTTGGGCAACGTGAACGGCATCGCGCTCGGTTACTCCGACGCCGCGCCGAACCAAGCCAGCAATGCCGGGGCCGCGGTGGACGGCAAGACATACGCGATCAAGGGCACGGCGACCGGGACCGACATGACCAATCCGGATCAGCCACAGACGATAACCAAGCCGTTCGAGATGGACCTGACCTGCCCGTAA
- a CDS encoding LCP family protein has protein sequence MARSGGAHRRHRAVRQPSPLRRGVTRAFMTLVSTAAVLMTGAGYYVAHGALGGITVSEALTPEDPRSSGDNMNILLIGLDSRKDQDGNDLPNSILKQLHAGDSDDGGYNTNTLILVHVGADNKVVAFSIPRDDWVPFNGVPGYNHIKIKEAYGLTKQYVAQKLINQGVSSQKELEKKGREAARAATLRAVRSLTGVPIDYFAEVNLAGFYDLAQSLGGVNVCLNHAVEDSYSGADFPAGPQRLDASEALAFVRQRHGLDNGDLDRTHRQQAFISSVMRELQDAGTFTNLDKMKSLMAVARKDVVLSAGWDEDMFRRMGEIAGSAAANQVEFRTLPVVRYDNINGLDVNIVDPAAIKAEVAAAIGIDSSTSSSPTTAAKPNPSTAIDVVNVGTTSGLASQVSHGLKKYGYTSVQARDRTWFDPSTASVQYGAGAETDARNIAGLLNLDTPTQPDSTLQPGHVRVTVDTNFTMPTLDESMDDDSYSSSSSSTTTSNKSSWNYGYGTSTYPTPDQGKPIDGGGVPCVN, from the coding sequence ATGGCACGCTCCGGCGGCGCACATCGCCGCCATCGAGCGGTTCGCCAGCCCTCGCCGCTGCGCAGGGGGGTGACACGGGCGTTCATGACGCTGGTGTCGACCGCAGCAGTATTGATGACCGGCGCGGGCTACTACGTGGCGCACGGCGCGCTGGGCGGAATCACCGTCTCGGAAGCCCTGACCCCCGAGGATCCGCGATCCAGCGGCGACAACATGAACATCCTGCTGATCGGGCTGGACTCACGAAAAGACCAAGACGGCAACGACCTCCCCAATTCGATCCTGAAGCAGCTGCACGCCGGCGACTCCGATGACGGTGGCTACAACACCAATACCCTGATACTCGTGCACGTCGGCGCCGACAACAAAGTGGTCGCCTTCTCGATCCCCCGGGACGACTGGGTGCCGTTCAACGGCGTTCCGGGGTACAACCACATCAAGATCAAAGAGGCGTACGGCCTCACCAAGCAGTACGTCGCCCAGAAGCTCATCAACCAGGGTGTAAGCAGCCAAAAAGAGCTCGAGAAAAAGGGCCGTGAAGCCGCCCGGGCGGCGACCTTGCGCGCGGTGCGCAGCCTGACCGGCGTTCCGATCGACTATTTCGCCGAAGTCAACTTGGCCGGCTTCTACGATCTGGCACAGAGCCTGGGCGGTGTGAACGTCTGCCTCAACCACGCCGTCGAGGACTCCTACTCCGGCGCTGATTTCCCGGCTGGGCCGCAACGACTGGATGCCTCCGAGGCGCTGGCCTTCGTCCGGCAACGTCATGGCCTGGACAACGGCGACCTGGATCGTACCCATCGGCAGCAGGCATTCATTTCGTCGGTCATGCGTGAGCTGCAAGATGCGGGCACCTTCACCAACCTGGACAAGATGAAGAGCCTGATGGCGGTGGCCCGCAAGGACGTCGTACTGTCGGCCGGCTGGGACGAGGACATGTTCCGCCGCATGGGCGAAATCGCCGGAAGCGCTGCGGCAAACCAGGTGGAGTTCCGGACACTGCCGGTGGTCCGCTACGACAACATCAACGGCCTAGACGTCAACATCGTCGACCCGGCGGCGATCAAGGCCGAGGTGGCGGCCGCGATCGGTATCGATTCGTCGACCAGCTCATCGCCGACGACCGCCGCCAAGCCGAATCCGTCCACCGCCATCGACGTGGTCAACGTCGGGACCACGAGCGGTCTGGCCAGCCAGGTGTCCCACGGCCTGAAAAAGTACGGCTACACCTCGGTTCAGGCCCGCGACCGCACCTGGTTCGACCCGAGCACCGCGTCCGTCCAGTACGGCGCGGGCGCCGAAACCGACGCCCGCAATATCGCCGGCCTGCTGAACCTGGATACACCGACCCAGCCCGATTCCACGCTGCAGCCGGGACACGTCCGCGTGACCGTCGACACCAACTTCACGATGCCGACGCTGGACGAATCCATGGACGACGATTCTTATTCGTCGTCCTCGTCGTCGACCACGACGTCAAACAAGAGCAGCTGGAACTACGGCTACGGCACCAGCACCTACCCGACACCCGATCAGGGCAAACCGATCGACGGCGGCGGAGTGCCCTGCGTCAACTAG
- a CDS encoding enoyl-CoA hydratase, with translation MERRFVRLGRDGGLVTVELVNSKTLNILGSGAIEELTQAFREIGSDSDVRVVVLRGAGDKAFIGGADINEMVDLDRSTGEVFIRRLAGLCEAIRECPVPVIARLAGWCLGGGLEVAICCDLRIAESGAKFGMPEVAVGIPSVIHSALLPALIGASHAGWLLLTGETIDAETAAGWGLVHEVAAPEELDRRIAELTTKLSGFGTAAVRQQKRLLNKWFDMSLHGAIEDSVEQFGLAFLTGEPQQHMRAFLSRMRDKS, from the coding sequence TTGGAGCGACGATTCGTCCGACTAGGCCGCGATGGCGGCCTGGTCACTGTCGAGCTGGTCAATTCCAAGACGCTGAACATCTTGGGTAGCGGGGCCATCGAGGAACTGACCCAGGCGTTCCGCGAGATCGGCAGCGACAGCGACGTCCGGGTCGTGGTGCTGCGTGGGGCCGGCGACAAGGCATTCATCGGTGGCGCCGACATCAACGAGATGGTCGACTTGGACCGGTCCACCGGCGAGGTTTTCATCCGTCGGCTCGCAGGGCTGTGTGAGGCGATTCGGGAATGCCCGGTGCCCGTCATCGCCCGACTTGCGGGTTGGTGTCTCGGCGGCGGCCTGGAGGTAGCGATCTGCTGCGATCTGCGGATCGCCGAGTCGGGGGCCAAATTCGGCATGCCGGAAGTGGCCGTCGGAATTCCATCGGTTATCCATTCGGCCCTGTTGCCCGCGCTGATCGGAGCCTCGCATGCGGGCTGGTTGTTGTTGACCGGCGAGACGATCGACGCCGAGACGGCGGCCGGGTGGGGACTCGTCCATGAGGTCGCCGCGCCCGAAGAACTGGACCGCCGCATCGCCGAACTCACGACGAAGCTCAGTGGATTCGGCACCGCCGCGGTCCGTCAACAAAAGCGCCTACTGAACAAGTGGTTCGACATGAGCCTTCATGGGGCGATCGAGGACAGCGTCGAGCAGTTCGGTCTGGCATTCCTGACGGGGGAGCCTCAGCAGCACATGCGGGCGTTTCTGTCGCGTATGCGCGACAAGAGCTAA
- a CDS encoding SDR family NAD(P)-dependent oxidoreductase, with the protein MNRLEGKRILVTGAASGIGQATALRLLREGASVVAADISADGLSTTQAGADEAATAQRLTTMPIDVGDEDSVIDGVCWAVEKLGGLDSVVNAAGILRASHTHETTLDQWNQIINVNLTGTFLVVREALPSLLANSRSAIVNFSSTSASFAHPYMAAYAASKGGIQAFTHSLALEYAKDGLRAACVAPGSIKSGITDATGGYIPKDADWSLFPRLMPILPTTTESSGAGMAGPEAVAGVIAMLVSDDGAWITGTEIRMDGGTHA; encoded by the coding sequence ATGAACAGACTCGAGGGCAAACGGATCCTGGTGACGGGCGCCGCATCGGGGATCGGGCAGGCCACCGCGTTGCGGTTGCTGCGCGAGGGGGCCAGCGTCGTGGCCGCCGATATCTCCGCCGACGGTCTGAGCACCACCCAGGCCGGCGCCGACGAGGCAGCGACGGCGCAGCGACTCACCACGATGCCGATCGATGTCGGTGACGAGGATTCGGTGATCGACGGCGTGTGCTGGGCGGTCGAGAAGCTCGGCGGCCTGGATTCCGTGGTCAACGCGGCCGGCATCCTGCGCGCGTCGCACACCCACGAGACCACACTCGATCAGTGGAATCAGATCATCAACGTCAACCTGACCGGTACCTTCCTGGTGGTCCGGGAAGCGCTGCCGTCACTATTGGCGAATTCGCGCAGCGCGATCGTGAACTTCAGCTCGACCTCGGCGTCGTTCGCCCATCCGTATATGGCGGCCTACGCCGCGAGCAAGGGTGGAATCCAGGCCTTCACCCATTCCCTGGCGCTGGAGTACGCGAAGGACGGTCTGCGGGCGGCGTGCGTCGCGCCGGGCAGCATCAAATCCGGGATCACCGATGCCACCGGCGGATACATCCCGAAGGACGCGGATTGGTCGTTGTTTCCCCGGCTGATGCCGATCCTGCCGACCACGACGGAATCCAGCGGCGCGGGAATGGCCGGACCCGAAGCCGTCGCCGGCGTGATCGCCATGTTGGTGTCCGACGACGGAGCCTGGATCACGGGCACCGAAATTCGAATGGACGGCGGCACACACGCTTGA
- a CDS encoding TDT family transporter produces the protein MTRATSDNSPPSHTRVEMLGNIGPNWFASVMGTGIVAIGGATLPFHIVGLRAFAEAVWVIAAALLALLIVLVGGHWLLHPTVARGHARNPQMAHFYGAAPMALMTVGGGAIVVGKDLIGARIGVDLDWVLWTAGTLGGLFTSVTIPFLMFTQHDVEPDAAFGGWLMPVVPPMVTAATGAMLLPHIAAGTGRQTMLYFCYAMFGLSLLASFNIIAMIWSRLVLYGTSGTARVPTLWIVLGPLGQSITAAGLLGTAALHGSIDHDVAGNLNAFAILYGVPVWGFAVLWIALATALTVRTLRRGMPFALTWWSLTFPVGTFVTGTSQLAAHTHLPAFKVAAAIAYAGLLFTWLLVAVRTTRGSLRGNLLKLPPSTAPIKAHKEQVS, from the coding sequence ATGACGCGTGCAACCTCTGACAACTCTCCGCCGTCGCATACTCGCGTCGAGATGCTCGGCAATATCGGGCCCAATTGGTTTGCCTCGGTAATGGGGACAGGAATCGTTGCTATCGGTGGCGCGACGCTGCCATTCCATATTGTGGGCCTGCGCGCGTTCGCGGAAGCGGTGTGGGTCATCGCCGCCGCGCTGCTGGCGTTGCTGATCGTTTTGGTTGGCGGTCACTGGTTGCTGCACCCGACGGTAGCGCGCGGGCATGCCCGCAATCCGCAAATGGCCCATTTCTATGGCGCCGCGCCAATGGCGCTGATGACGGTCGGCGGGGGAGCGATCGTGGTGGGCAAGGATCTGATCGGCGCGCGCATCGGCGTCGACCTGGACTGGGTGCTGTGGACCGCTGGAACCCTCGGCGGGCTGTTCACCTCGGTCACCATCCCGTTTTTGATGTTCACCCAGCACGACGTCGAACCCGACGCGGCGTTCGGCGGGTGGTTGATGCCCGTGGTTCCGCCGATGGTGACCGCGGCGACGGGGGCGATGCTGTTGCCGCACATAGCCGCGGGCACCGGCCGTCAGACCATGCTCTATTTCTGTTATGCGATGTTCGGGTTGTCGTTGCTGGCCTCGTTCAACATCATCGCGATGATCTGGAGCCGGCTGGTGCTGTATGGCACTTCGGGCACCGCGCGAGTGCCGACACTCTGGATCGTGTTGGGTCCGCTTGGCCAATCCATCACGGCCGCAGGACTTCTCGGTACGGCCGCGTTGCACGGCTCCATCGACCACGACGTGGCCGGGAATCTCAATGCGTTCGCGATTCTGTATGGAGTTCCGGTGTGGGGCTTCGCGGTGTTGTGGATCGCGCTGGCCACCGCGCTTACCGTGCGGACGTTGCGGCGCGGGATGCCGTTTGCGCTGACGTGGTGGAGCCTGACGTTCCCAGTCGGTACCTTCGTGACTGGGACTTCGCAACTTGCCGCCCACACGCATCTGCCAGCCTTCAAGGTGGCCGCGGCCATCGCCTATGCCGGTCTGCTCTTCACCTGGTTGTTGGTGGCCGTCCGCACCACCCGCGGTAGCCTGCGCGGGAATCTGCTCAAGCTGCCGCCGAGTACCGCACCGATCAAGGCCCACAAGGAGCAGGTGTCCTGA
- a CDS encoding SDR family oxidoreductase, with translation MQLSFEDRTYLITGGGSGIGKGVAAGLAVAGASVMIVGRNADRLAGAVEEVQALADSAGKGGAIRYEPADVTNEDEVSRAVDAATAWHGRLHGAVHCAGGSLTIGPITHTDSESWRNTVDLNVNGTMYVLKHVGRELVRGGGGSFVGISSIAASNTHRWFGPYGVTKSAIDHMMMLAADELGPSWVRVNSVRPGLIRTDLVDAAVIQSPEISGDYALCTPLPRCGEVEDVANLVLFLLSDAAAWITGQCINVDGGHILRRGPDYSSMMVQMFGEDALRGVV, from the coding sequence GTGCAGCTATCTTTCGAAGACCGGACGTATTTGATCACCGGCGGCGGCAGCGGCATCGGTAAGGGTGTGGCCGCCGGGCTGGCCGTCGCCGGGGCTTCCGTCATGATCGTCGGCCGCAATGCCGACCGTTTGGCGGGCGCCGTCGAGGAGGTCCAGGCGCTGGCCGATAGTGCCGGTAAGGGCGGCGCGATCCGCTACGAGCCCGCCGACGTCACCAACGAGGACGAGGTGTCCCGTGCGGTCGACGCCGCAACCGCATGGCACGGTCGGCTGCACGGCGCGGTGCATTGCGCGGGCGGCTCGCTTACCATCGGGCCGATCACTCACACCGACTCGGAGTCGTGGCGAAACACCGTGGACCTCAACGTCAACGGCACCATGTACGTGCTCAAGCACGTCGGGCGTGAGTTGGTGCGCGGCGGCGGCGGATCGTTCGTCGGAATCTCGTCGATCGCGGCCAGCAACACGCACCGGTGGTTCGGGCCCTACGGCGTCACCAAGTCGGCGATCGACCACATGATGATGTTGGCCGCCGACGAACTCGGGCCGTCCTGGGTACGCGTCAACAGCGTCCGTCCCGGCCTGATCCGCACCGATCTGGTGGACGCCGCCGTGATTCAGTCGCCGGAGATCAGCGGCGACTATGCGCTGTGTACGCCGCTGCCGCGGTGCGGTGAAGTCGAGGACGTGGCCAACCTGGTCCTGTTCCTGCTCAGCGACGCGGCTGCCTGGATCACCGGACAGTGCATCAACGTCGACGGCGGCCATATTTTGCGTCGCGGCCCGGACTACTCCTCGATGATGGTGCAGATGTTCGGCGAGGACGCGCTACGCGGAGTGGTTTAA
- a CDS encoding S1 family peptidase, translated as MPMAATMFANTAAAEAPPTPGVQVEDERATCTAGFAAQGDDGSYYLLTSGHCDAHDGSIWTYGPSIPLGPITASEEEGDKRDAAIIRLDPAVGVPSGGVGGLPVRDVLGSSQLKVGTPFCKLGAVTGETCGSITHIDGNVVEASVFSLGGDSGSPGYVKNDDGSVSAVGLLMSSPDGDDNTTYFTLVQPLLGKWGIRILP; from the coding sequence ATGCCGATGGCGGCGACGATGTTTGCGAATACGGCTGCGGCAGAGGCGCCGCCGACGCCGGGCGTGCAGGTCGAAGATGAAAGAGCAACGTGCACAGCGGGTTTCGCTGCCCAGGGTGATGATGGCAGCTACTATTTGCTGACCAGTGGTCACTGCGATGCGCACGACGGTTCGATATGGACCTACGGCCCGAGCATCCCGCTCGGGCCGATCACCGCCAGCGAGGAAGAAGGCGACAAGCGCGACGCCGCCATCATCCGTCTCGACCCTGCTGTCGGTGTGCCATCAGGTGGCGTCGGCGGTTTGCCGGTGCGAGATGTGTTGGGCAGCAGCCAACTTAAGGTGGGTACTCCCTTCTGCAAGCTGGGGGCGGTCACGGGAGAGACCTGCGGCTCGATCACCCATATCGACGGCAACGTGGTCGAAGCCAGCGTGTTCAGTCTGGGTGGCGACAGCGGCAGTCCCGGGTACGTGAAGAACGACGACGGCAGCGTGAGCGCGGTTGGTCTCTTGATGTCCTCACCCGACGGCGACGACAACACCACGTACTTCACCCTCGTACAGCCGCTGCTGGGCAAGTGGGGAATCCGCATCCTGCCGTGA